A genomic window from Motacilla alba alba isolate MOTALB_02 chromosome 2, Motacilla_alba_V1.0_pri, whole genome shotgun sequence includes:
- the LOC119695322 gene encoding macrophage mannose receptor 1-like isoform X3 gives MFSGLLLLLSLVHSSLQLADIKTFLLYNKVNRLCLEASIAQSVRTATCNQDNESQKFRWITDHQLMSVKLKLCLGVPLKKDQAMVTLYPCNPKSELQWWECRNESLLAIQGEDLFFSPGNEEHDNVLLKKELSAKNKWNIYEAMDVLCSQGYEETFTLLGNAFGAPCVFPFMYKQRWWVECTAAGRDDGWLWCATTPDYDTDQRYGFCPSTDKDSTWTTDLSTNVHYQINFDSALTWHQARKSCQQQNAELLSITDIHEQIYLKELTEGTDSALWIGLNRLDLSSGWEWIGGSPFQYLNWAPGSPSPESGKLCAVLNPETKAKWQNWECDQKLGYICKKRNFTLVPSGDPGPVTCPDGWVPYVDHCYKIFRDSKGWEGALTSCQKEASHLASIQSLEEHSFMVSQLGYKPTDKLWIGLNDRKVQMYFEWSDGTPVTYTKWHLGEPSTTNNRPEDCVLIKGQNGYWADHVCEKKAGYICKRKATSQTTGEKESSLAGCKKGWRRYGTYCYFIGHVPATFSEANTTCEEEEGYLATVENRYEQAYLTSLVGLRPEKYFWLGLSDVQDQGTFSWANGEAVSFTHWDAGMPGNNPGCVAMKTGTAAGLWDVLDCETKQKYICKQWAKGATVPPVPTTALVPTCPEGWVSNNHRSSCFKCFCRSKIRKKSWFEARDFCRQIGGDLVTINTKEEMPLLIQAMRATHCMFEIVWLGIFSLSPEEGFAWSDGSPVRYTNWDDSSRNSGRLQFCGSFHYGGYSQPWSLSVCQVQHNWVCQIKQGVSLKPEPIDTYEYKTTADGWVIYEDKLYYISKEQVSMERAQEFCRKNSADLAVVNSNSERRFLKRALKENESYGTEPIGYFIGLRVSLDKKFRWVDGTPVTYVAWAPNEPNFANNEENCVVMLSEHGLWNDINCGSANKFICEKHNSSINSTLPPPLAPGECPESWIFFNNKCFRVFASNITRNLTWHAAQDVCFSLGGNLASVSNEQVQAFLFYHLKYATTNVWIGMNDINRESTFLWTDGSTVSYTNWVNGAPEKQQSYFDFYEYETLTDDALETDCVFIMKSDGRWRDDSCDNARGYVCQMNSLPSQPKLPTTNPASGFTRYGDTSYSIISSEMQWEEARRNCQDKSAELASISDAYIHSFLWIQMLKYGKPVWIGLNSNMTGGYYKWTSNWKTRYTKWAAGEPKQNNACVYLDLDGTWKTASCNESYFSVCMISDEIAPTDPAELPGDCSEADELKAWIPYHDHCYYIEASAGRTWGLASLECAHLGATLVSVENMDESHFLTHKIQPLGNKVGGFWIGLYRNVEGQWLWLDNAVLDFVNWEEKELDVEHQCVEITAPSGYWDKSDCSAEKGFICKKPKENKSYGGLQLSITRGDPAVPFRCTGALTCSGPVGLLQG, from the exons ATGTTCTCTGGGCTCTTGcttcttctctctcttgttCACAGTTCTTTGCAGCTGGCGG acattaaaacatttttattgtataATAAAGTCAACAGGCTCTGTCTTGAGGCATCTATTGCACAGTCAGTTAGAACTGCTACTTGCAATCAAGACAACGAATCACAAAAATTCAGGTGGATCACAGATCATCAGCTTATGAGTGTGAAATTGAAACTATGCCTGGGGGTGCCATTGAAGAAGGATCAGGCCATGGTCACCCTCTATCCCTGTAATCCAAAAAGTGAGCTCCAGTGGTGGGAATGCAGAAATGAAAGCCTCCTTGCAATCCAAggagaagatttatttttcagtcctgGCAATGAAGAGCATGATAATGTTTTGTTAAAGAAGGAGCTGAGTGCAAAGAATAAATGGAATATCTATGAGGCTATGGATGTTTTATGTTCCCAAGGATATGAAG AGACCTTCACACTGCTAGGAAATGCTTTTGGGGCGCCGTGTGTTTTCCCGTTCATGTACAAGCAGCGGTGGTGGGTGGAGTGCACGGCCGCAGGGCGCGATGACGGCTGGCTCTGGTGCGCCACCACCCCGGACTACGACACCGACCAGCGATACGGGTTTTGCCCGTCCACAG ATAAAGACAGCACATGGACTACAGATCTGTCAACAAATGTTCACTACCAAATAAATTTTGACTCGGCTCTCACATGGCACCAAGCCAGGaagagctgtcagcagcaaaatgcagaaTTACTGAGTATCACAGACATTCATGAACAAATATACCTTAAAG AATTAACAGAAGGTACAGATTCTGCACTGTGGATTGGACTCAACAGACTGGACTTGAGTAGTGGATGGGAGTGGATTGGAGGCAGCCCTTTCCAGTACTTAAACTGGGCTCCAG GAAGTCCGTCTCCAGAATCTGGAAAGCTCTGTGCGGTTTTGAACCCTGAAACGAAAGCTAAATGGCAAAATTGGGAATGTGATCAGAAACTTGGCTATATTTGTAAGAAAAGGAACTTTACTTTGGTTCCTTCAG GTGACCCTGGGCCTGTCACCTGCCCAGATGGGTGGGTGCCCTATGTGGATCATTGCTATAAGATCTTCAGGGACAGCAAAGGATGGGAAGGAGCTTTGACCTCTTGTCAGAAGGAAGCGAGTCACTTGGCCAGCATCCAAAGCCTTGAGGAGCACAGCTTTATGGTGTCTCAGCTTGGGTACA AGCCAACAGACAAGCTGTGGATTGGGCTGAATGACCGTAAGGTTCAAATGTATTTTGAGTGGAGTGATGGTACCCCAGTGACATACACAAAATGGCACCTGGGAGAGCCGTCCACTACAAACAACAGGCCAGAAGACTGTGTCCTGATCAAGGGACAG AATGGCTATTGGGCAGACCATGTTTGTGAGAAGAAGGCTGGCTacatttgtaaaagaaaagctACATCGCAAAcaactggagaaaaagaaagtagcCTTGCAGGTTGCAAAAAA GGCTGGAGAAGATATGGCACCTACTGCTATTTTATTGGACATGTTCCAGcaacattttcagaagcaaaCACCACttgtgaagaagaagaaggttATTTAGCCACAGTTGAAAATAG ATATGAACAAGCCTATCTGACTAGCCTTGTTGGGCTGAGGCCTGAGAAATATTTCTGGCTTGGCCTCTCTGATGTGCAGGATCAAGGCACTTTCAGCTGGGCCAATGGTGAAGCTGTCTCCTTCACACACTGGGATGCAGGAATGCCTG gAAATAATCCAGGATGTGTAGCCATGAAAACAGGGACTGCAGCTGGATTATGGGATGTTCTTGACTGTgagacaaagcaaaaatatatttgcaagCAGTGGGCAAAGGGTGCAACAGTTCCACCTGTTCCAACTACTGCTCTGGTCCCCACATGCCCTGAAGGTTGGGTATCAAACAACCATAGAAGTTCCTGTTTTAAA TGTTTTTGCAGAtcaaaaattagaaagaaatcaTGGTTTGAAGCTCGAGATTTTTGCAGACAAATAGGAGGGGATCTGGTCACCATTAACACTAAGGAGGAGATGCCATTACTAATCCAAGCCATGAG AGCCACTCACTGTATGTTTGAAATAGTTTGGCTTGGTATATTTTCCTTGAGTCCAGAAGAAGGATTTGCCTGGAGTGATGGCTCTCCA GTTAGGTACACAAACTGGGATGATAGTTCAAGGAATTCAGGACGACTCCAGTTTTGTGGCTCATTCCATTATGGGGGATATTCTCAACCATGGTCTCTTTCGGTCTGTCAAGTACAGCATAACTGGGTTTGCCAAATAAAACAAG GAGTGTCATTAAAACCTGAACCAATTGACACATATG AATATAAAACCACTGCAGATGGATGGGTCATATATGAAGATAAGCTCTACTATATCAGCAAAGAACAGGTTTCCATGGAAAGAGCCCAAGAGTTTTGCAGGAAGAATTCTGCAGACCTAGCTGTTGTTAATAGTAACAGTGAGAGAAGGTTCCTAAAGAGAGcactaaaagaaaat GAAAGCTATGGGACAGAGCCAATAGGATACTTCATTGGTCTAAGAGTGAGCCTTGATAAAAAGTTCAG ATGGGTGGATGGAACTCCAGTAACTTATGTGGCCTGGGCTCCTAATGAACCCAACTTTGCAAATAATGAGGAAAATTGTGTGGTAATGCTGTCAGAGCATG gcttgtGGAATGACATTAACTGTGGTTCTGCCAATAAATTTATATGTGAAAAACATAACAGTTCTATTAATTCAACATTACCTCCTCCATTGGCTCCTGGAGAATGTCCAgaaagttggattttttttaacaacaaa TGTTTCAGAGTATTTGCTTCCAATATAACAAGAAATCTCACGTGGCATGCTGCACAAGATGTTTGCTTCAGTTTGGGAGGAAACCTGGCTTCTGTATCAAATGAACAAGTGCAAG ctttccttttcTATCATTTGAAGTATGCCACAACTAATGTTTGGATTGGGATGAATGATATCAACAGAGAGTCCACATTTCTTTGGACGGACGGAAGCACTGTTTCCTACACCAACTGGGTTAATGGTGcaccagaaaagcagcaaagctaCTTCGACTTTTATGAGTATGAAACATTAACAGATGATGCTCTGGAG ACAGATTGTGTCTTCATCATGAAGTCAGATGGGAGGTGGAGAGATGATAGCTGTGATAACGCAAGAGGCTACGTGTGCCAGATGAATTCAC TTCCCTCACAGCCCAAATTACCAACAACAAATCCAGCTTCTGGCTTTACTCGTTATGGTGACACTAGCTATTCAATCATTTCATCTGAAATGCAATGGGAAGAGGCCAGAAGAAATTGCCAAGACAAATCTGCGGAACTTGCCAGCATTTCAGATGCCTACATCCATTCATTCTTGTGGATCCAGATGCTGAAATATGGAAAACCTGTATGGATTGGTCTTAACAGCAATATG aCTGGTGGCTATTACAAATGGACCAGTAACTGGAAAACCAGGTACACAAAATGGGCAGCTGGGGAACCAAAGCAGAACAATGCTTGTGTTTACCTTGATCTTGATGGTACTTGGAAAACAGCATCTTGCAATGAAAGCTACTTTTCAGTTTGCATGATATCAGATG AGATAGCTCCTACTGaccctgctgagctgcctggagACTGTTCTGAAGCAGATGAACTCAAAGCTTGGATCCCTTACCATGATCACTGCTACTACATTGAAGCATCAGCTGGGAGAACTTGGGGCTTGGCCTCCCTTGAGTGTGCTCACTTAG GAGCTACCTTGGTTTCAGTAGAAAATATGGATGAATCTCACTTTCTGACTCATAAAATTCAACCACTTGGAAATAAAGTAGGAGGCTTTTGGATAGGACTTTACCGGAATGTGGAAG GCCAGTGGTTGTGGCTAGATAATGCTGTCCTGGACTTTGTTAACTGGGAAGAGAAAGAGTTGGATGTGGAGCATCAGTGTGTGGAAATAACTGCACCATCTGGCTACTGGGATAAAAGCGATTGCTCTGCTGAAAAAGGATTTAtctgcaaaaaacccaaag AGAACAAGTCCTACGGAGGCTTGCAATTATCAATCACTCGGGGTGACCCCGCGGTGCCTTTCAGATGCACAGGAGCACTCACCTGTTCTGGGCCAGTGGGACTGCTGCAGGGCTAA
- the LOC119695322 gene encoding macrophage mannose receptor 1-like isoform X1 → MFSGLLLLLSLVHSSLQLADIKTFLLYNKVNRLCLEASIAQSVRTATCNQDNESQKFRWITDHQLMSVKLKLCLGVPLKKDQAMVTLYPCNPKSELQWWECRNESLLAIQGEDLFFSPGNEEHDNVLLKKELSAKNKWNIYEAMDVLCSQGYEETFTLLGNAFGAPCVFPFMYKQRWWVECTAAGRDDGWLWCATTPDYDTDQRYGFCPSTDKDSTWTTDLSTNVHYQINFDSALTWHQARKSCQQQNAELLSITDIHEQIYLKELTEGTDSALWIGLNRLDLSSGWEWIGGSPFQYLNWAPGSPSPESGKLCAVLNPETKAKWQNWECDQKLGYICKKRNFTLVPSGDPGPVTCPDGWVPYVDHCYKIFRDSKGWEGALTSCQKEASHLASIQSLEEHSFMVSQLGYKPTDKLWIGLNDRKVQMYFEWSDGTPVTYTKWHLGEPSTTNNRPEDCVLIKGQNGYWADHVCEKKAGYICKRKATSQTTGEKESSLAGCKKGWRRYGTYCYFIGHVPATFSEANTTCEEEEGYLATVENRYEQAYLTSLVGLRPEKYFWLGLSDVQDQGTFSWANGEAVSFTHWDAGMPGNNPGCVAMKTGTAAGLWDVLDCETKQKYICKQWAKGATVPPVPTTALVPTCPEGWVSNNHRSSCFKCFCRSKIRKKSWFEARDFCRQIGGDLVTINTKEEMPLLIQAMRATHCMFEIVWLGIFSLSPEEGFAWSDGSPVRYTNWDDSSRNSGRLQFCGSFHYGGYSQPWSLSVCQVQHNWVCQIKQGVSLKPEPIDTYEYKTTADGWVIYEDKLYYISKEQVSMERAQEFCRKNSADLAVVNSNSERRFLKRALKENESYGTEPIGYFIGLRVSLDKKFRWVDGTPVTYVAWAPNEPNFANNEENCVVMLSEHGLWNDINCGSANKFICEKHNSSINSTLPPPLAPGECPESWIFFNNKCFRVFASNITRNLTWHAAQDVCFSLGGNLASVSNEQVQAFLFYHLKYATTNVWIGMNDINRESTFLWTDGSTVSYTNWVNGAPEKQQSYFDFYEYETLTDDALETDCVFIMKSDGRWRDDSCDNARGYVCQMNSLPSQPKLPTTNPASGFTRYGDTSYSIISSEMQWEEARRNCQDKSAELASISDAYIHSFLWIQMLKYGKPVWIGLNSNMTGGYYKWTSNWKTRYTKWAAGEPKQNNACVYLDLDGTWKTASCNESYFSVCMISDEIAPTDPAELPGDCSEADELKAWIPYHDHCYYIEASAGRTWGLASLECAHLGATLVSVENMDESHFLTHKIQPLGNKVGGFWIGLYRNVEGQWLWLDNAVLDFVNWEEKELDVEHQCVEITAPSGYWDKSDCSAEKGFICKKPKVEPNGSPIKQKGNEKNEETRPPVPVSVWPLIFLSALTVFGAGMAAYFYKRKRQNQLSADSGNETLLR, encoded by the exons ATGTTCTCTGGGCTCTTGcttcttctctctcttgttCACAGTTCTTTGCAGCTGGCGG acattaaaacatttttattgtataATAAAGTCAACAGGCTCTGTCTTGAGGCATCTATTGCACAGTCAGTTAGAACTGCTACTTGCAATCAAGACAACGAATCACAAAAATTCAGGTGGATCACAGATCATCAGCTTATGAGTGTGAAATTGAAACTATGCCTGGGGGTGCCATTGAAGAAGGATCAGGCCATGGTCACCCTCTATCCCTGTAATCCAAAAAGTGAGCTCCAGTGGTGGGAATGCAGAAATGAAAGCCTCCTTGCAATCCAAggagaagatttatttttcagtcctgGCAATGAAGAGCATGATAATGTTTTGTTAAAGAAGGAGCTGAGTGCAAAGAATAAATGGAATATCTATGAGGCTATGGATGTTTTATGTTCCCAAGGATATGAAG AGACCTTCACACTGCTAGGAAATGCTTTTGGGGCGCCGTGTGTTTTCCCGTTCATGTACAAGCAGCGGTGGTGGGTGGAGTGCACGGCCGCAGGGCGCGATGACGGCTGGCTCTGGTGCGCCACCACCCCGGACTACGACACCGACCAGCGATACGGGTTTTGCCCGTCCACAG ATAAAGACAGCACATGGACTACAGATCTGTCAACAAATGTTCACTACCAAATAAATTTTGACTCGGCTCTCACATGGCACCAAGCCAGGaagagctgtcagcagcaaaatgcagaaTTACTGAGTATCACAGACATTCATGAACAAATATACCTTAAAG AATTAACAGAAGGTACAGATTCTGCACTGTGGATTGGACTCAACAGACTGGACTTGAGTAGTGGATGGGAGTGGATTGGAGGCAGCCCTTTCCAGTACTTAAACTGGGCTCCAG GAAGTCCGTCTCCAGAATCTGGAAAGCTCTGTGCGGTTTTGAACCCTGAAACGAAAGCTAAATGGCAAAATTGGGAATGTGATCAGAAACTTGGCTATATTTGTAAGAAAAGGAACTTTACTTTGGTTCCTTCAG GTGACCCTGGGCCTGTCACCTGCCCAGATGGGTGGGTGCCCTATGTGGATCATTGCTATAAGATCTTCAGGGACAGCAAAGGATGGGAAGGAGCTTTGACCTCTTGTCAGAAGGAAGCGAGTCACTTGGCCAGCATCCAAAGCCTTGAGGAGCACAGCTTTATGGTGTCTCAGCTTGGGTACA AGCCAACAGACAAGCTGTGGATTGGGCTGAATGACCGTAAGGTTCAAATGTATTTTGAGTGGAGTGATGGTACCCCAGTGACATACACAAAATGGCACCTGGGAGAGCCGTCCACTACAAACAACAGGCCAGAAGACTGTGTCCTGATCAAGGGACAG AATGGCTATTGGGCAGACCATGTTTGTGAGAAGAAGGCTGGCTacatttgtaaaagaaaagctACATCGCAAAcaactggagaaaaagaaagtagcCTTGCAGGTTGCAAAAAA GGCTGGAGAAGATATGGCACCTACTGCTATTTTATTGGACATGTTCCAGcaacattttcagaagcaaaCACCACttgtgaagaagaagaaggttATTTAGCCACAGTTGAAAATAG ATATGAACAAGCCTATCTGACTAGCCTTGTTGGGCTGAGGCCTGAGAAATATTTCTGGCTTGGCCTCTCTGATGTGCAGGATCAAGGCACTTTCAGCTGGGCCAATGGTGAAGCTGTCTCCTTCACACACTGGGATGCAGGAATGCCTG gAAATAATCCAGGATGTGTAGCCATGAAAACAGGGACTGCAGCTGGATTATGGGATGTTCTTGACTGTgagacaaagcaaaaatatatttgcaagCAGTGGGCAAAGGGTGCAACAGTTCCACCTGTTCCAACTACTGCTCTGGTCCCCACATGCCCTGAAGGTTGGGTATCAAACAACCATAGAAGTTCCTGTTTTAAA TGTTTTTGCAGAtcaaaaattagaaagaaatcaTGGTTTGAAGCTCGAGATTTTTGCAGACAAATAGGAGGGGATCTGGTCACCATTAACACTAAGGAGGAGATGCCATTACTAATCCAAGCCATGAG AGCCACTCACTGTATGTTTGAAATAGTTTGGCTTGGTATATTTTCCTTGAGTCCAGAAGAAGGATTTGCCTGGAGTGATGGCTCTCCA GTTAGGTACACAAACTGGGATGATAGTTCAAGGAATTCAGGACGACTCCAGTTTTGTGGCTCATTCCATTATGGGGGATATTCTCAACCATGGTCTCTTTCGGTCTGTCAAGTACAGCATAACTGGGTTTGCCAAATAAAACAAG GAGTGTCATTAAAACCTGAACCAATTGACACATATG AATATAAAACCACTGCAGATGGATGGGTCATATATGAAGATAAGCTCTACTATATCAGCAAAGAACAGGTTTCCATGGAAAGAGCCCAAGAGTTTTGCAGGAAGAATTCTGCAGACCTAGCTGTTGTTAATAGTAACAGTGAGAGAAGGTTCCTAAAGAGAGcactaaaagaaaat GAAAGCTATGGGACAGAGCCAATAGGATACTTCATTGGTCTAAGAGTGAGCCTTGATAAAAAGTTCAG ATGGGTGGATGGAACTCCAGTAACTTATGTGGCCTGGGCTCCTAATGAACCCAACTTTGCAAATAATGAGGAAAATTGTGTGGTAATGCTGTCAGAGCATG gcttgtGGAATGACATTAACTGTGGTTCTGCCAATAAATTTATATGTGAAAAACATAACAGTTCTATTAATTCAACATTACCTCCTCCATTGGCTCCTGGAGAATGTCCAgaaagttggattttttttaacaacaaa TGTTTCAGAGTATTTGCTTCCAATATAACAAGAAATCTCACGTGGCATGCTGCACAAGATGTTTGCTTCAGTTTGGGAGGAAACCTGGCTTCTGTATCAAATGAACAAGTGCAAG ctttccttttcTATCATTTGAAGTATGCCACAACTAATGTTTGGATTGGGATGAATGATATCAACAGAGAGTCCACATTTCTTTGGACGGACGGAAGCACTGTTTCCTACACCAACTGGGTTAATGGTGcaccagaaaagcagcaaagctaCTTCGACTTTTATGAGTATGAAACATTAACAGATGATGCTCTGGAG ACAGATTGTGTCTTCATCATGAAGTCAGATGGGAGGTGGAGAGATGATAGCTGTGATAACGCAAGAGGCTACGTGTGCCAGATGAATTCAC TTCCCTCACAGCCCAAATTACCAACAACAAATCCAGCTTCTGGCTTTACTCGTTATGGTGACACTAGCTATTCAATCATTTCATCTGAAATGCAATGGGAAGAGGCCAGAAGAAATTGCCAAGACAAATCTGCGGAACTTGCCAGCATTTCAGATGCCTACATCCATTCATTCTTGTGGATCCAGATGCTGAAATATGGAAAACCTGTATGGATTGGTCTTAACAGCAATATG aCTGGTGGCTATTACAAATGGACCAGTAACTGGAAAACCAGGTACACAAAATGGGCAGCTGGGGAACCAAAGCAGAACAATGCTTGTGTTTACCTTGATCTTGATGGTACTTGGAAAACAGCATCTTGCAATGAAAGCTACTTTTCAGTTTGCATGATATCAGATG AGATAGCTCCTACTGaccctgctgagctgcctggagACTGTTCTGAAGCAGATGAACTCAAAGCTTGGATCCCTTACCATGATCACTGCTACTACATTGAAGCATCAGCTGGGAGAACTTGGGGCTTGGCCTCCCTTGAGTGTGCTCACTTAG GAGCTACCTTGGTTTCAGTAGAAAATATGGATGAATCTCACTTTCTGACTCATAAAATTCAACCACTTGGAAATAAAGTAGGAGGCTTTTGGATAGGACTTTACCGGAATGTGGAAG GCCAGTGGTTGTGGCTAGATAATGCTGTCCTGGACTTTGTTAACTGGGAAGAGAAAGAGTTGGATGTGGAGCATCAGTGTGTGGAAATAACTGCACCATCTGGCTACTGGGATAAAAGCGATTGCTCTGCTGAAAAAGGATTTAtctgcaaaaaacccaaag TTGAGCCGAATGGGAGTCCTATAAAGCAAAAAG GCAATGAAAAGAATGAAGAGACTCGCCCACCTGTTCCTGTCTCTGTTTGGCCACTCATTTTCTTGTCTGCTTTAACTGTTTTTGGAGCTGGCATGGCAGCCTATTTCtacaagagaaaaagacaaaaccagctCTCAGCAGATTCTGGCAATGAAACACTATTAAGATGA